The following are from one region of the Nicotiana tabacum cultivar K326 chromosome 3, ASM71507v2, whole genome shotgun sequence genome:
- the LOC107764561 gene encoding light-induced protein, chloroplastic, which produces MASISSLNQIPCKTLQITSQYSKPTSKISTFPITSTNFPSISVKEFTNPKPKFTAQAKNYDKDDEWGPEVEQIKPSGGGVAVAEEEPPKEPSEIELLKKQLVDSFYGTNRGLSASSETRAEIVELITKLESMNPTPAPTEALPLLNGKWILAYTSFSGLFPLLSRGTLPLVRVEEISQTIDSETFAVQNCVVFAGPLATTSITTNAKFEVRSPKRVQIKFDEGIIGTPQLTDSIELPENVEFLGQKIDLSPFKGLINSVQDTASSVAKSISSQPPIKFPISNSNAQSWLLTTYLDDELRISRGDGGSVFVLIKEGSPLLKP; this is translated from the exons ATGGCTTCCATCTCTTCTCTAAATCAAATTCCTTGCAAAACTCTGCAAATTACATCCCAATATTCAAAACCCAcctcaaaaatctcaacttttCCCATCACCTCCACAAATTTCCCATCAATTTCAGTCAAAGAATTCACAAACCCAAAACCAAAATTCACAGCACAAGCCAAGAACTACGACAAGGACGACGAGTGGGGTCCAGAAGTGGAGCAAATAAAGCCAAGTGGAGGAGGAGTAGCGGTAGCAGAGGAAGAACCACCAAAGGAGCCGAGCGAAATCGAATTGCTGAAGAAACAGTTGGTTGATTCATTTTATGGAACCAATAGGGGTTTGAGTGCTAGCAGTGAAACTCGTGCTGAGATCGTGGAACTCATCACTAAGCTTGAATCCATGAACCCAACTCCTGCTCCTACCGAGGCGTTGCCTCTTCTCAATGGCAAATGGATTCTTGC GTACACATCTTTTTCTGGTCTGTTCCCCTTGTTGTCAAGGGGCACACTGCCTCTGGTTCGCGTCGAGGAGATTTCCCAGACCATCGATTCTGAGACTTTTGCTGTTCAGAACTGTGTTGTCTTTGCTGGACCTTTAGCTACAACTTCCATTACTACCAACGCCAAATTTGAAGTCAGAAGTCCTAAGCGTGTCCAG ATTAAATTTGATGAAGGCATAATTGGAACACCCCAGTTGACGGATTCTATTGAGCTGCCTGAGAACGTCGAATTCTTGGGACAAAAAATTGATCTAAGCCCTTTCAAAGGCTTGATTAATTCAGTCCAAGACACAGCTTCTTCAGTAGCCAAGTCTATTTCCAGTCAACCACCAATTAAGTTTCCTATTTCCAACAGCAATGCACAATCTTGGCTGCTGACAACATACCTGGATGATGAGCTTAGGATTTCCAGAGGAGATGGAGGCAGTGTATTTGTGTTGATCAAGGAAGGCAGTCCCCTCTTGAAGCCTTAA